One segment of Solanum lycopersicum chromosome 1, SLM_r2.1 DNA contains the following:
- the ADI3 gene encoding AvrPto-dependent Pto-interacting protein 3, producing MERIPEVRESTRQFPIGAKVAHTFSTSKKEVGIRGFRDFDLAIPIQTWKGKTSYQEEEDLMVDAGTIKRSDDSLEDSGSTSFHGASHPPEPVDTDLMRPVYVPIGQNKADGKCLVKNVSLKGPFLDDLSIRMPNVKPSPSLLSPAESLVEEPNDLGVISSPFTVPRPSQNTETSLPPDSEEKECIWDASLPPSGNVSPLSSIDSTGVVRSMSIVNSCTSTYRSDVLMSDGMLSVDRNYESTKGSIRGDSLESGKTSLSRASDSSGLSDDSNWSNITGSANKPHKGNDPRWKAILAIRARDGILGMSHFKLLKRLGCGDIGSVYLSELSGTRCYFAMKVMDKASLASRKKLTRAQTEREILQLLDHPFLPTLYTHFETDRFSCLVMEYCPGGDLHTLRQRQPGKHFSEYAARFYAAEVLLALEYLHMLGVVYRDLKPENVLVRDDGHIMLSDFDLSLRCAVSPTLIRISSDDPSKRGAAFCVQPACIEPTTVCMQPACFLPRLFPQKSKKKTPKPRADSGFQANSMPELVAEPTSARSMSFVGTHEYLAPEIIKGEGHGSAVDWWTFGIFLHELLYGKTPFKGSGNRATLFNVVGQQLKFPDSPATSYASRDLIRGLLVKEPQNRLGVKRGATEIKQHPFFEGVNWALIRCSTPPEVPRPVEPDYPAKYGQVNPVGVGNTSKRVVGADAKSGGKYLDFEFF from the exons ATGGAAAGGATACCTGAAGTTAGAGAATCAACTAGGCAGTTTCCTATAGGGGCTAAGGTGGCTCATACTTTCTCAACCTCCAAGAAGGAGGTCGGTATTAGAGGCTTTCGAGATTTTGACTTGGCTATTCCAATACAAACATGGAAAGGAAAGACCTCCTATCAGGAGGAAGAAGACCTGATGGTCGATGCTGGTACAATCAAGCGTAGTGATGATTCACTTGAAGATAGTGGCTCTACATCATTTCATGGGGCGAGTCATCCTCCGGAACCTGTTGATACAGACCTAATGAGACCAGTGTATGTACCAATTGGTCAAAACAAAGCAGATGGGAAATGTCTGGTGAAAAACGTATCTTTGAAGGGTCCTTTCTTGGACGATCTTTCAATCCGGATGCCAAATGTGAAACCAAGCCCATCCCTTCTTTCACCGGCAGAGAGCTTGGTTGAAGAGCCAAATGATCTAGGTGTAATCTCCTCTCCATTTACAGTTCCTCGTCCTTCTCAAAACACAGAAACCAGTCTGCCTCCTGATTCCGAAGAGAAAGAATGTATTTGGGATGCATCACTGCCTCCAAGCGGAAATGTGAGTCCACTTAGTAGCATTGATAGTACTGGTGTTGTGAGATCTATGAGTATTGTCAACAGTTGCACAAGCACGTACAGGAGTGATGTGCTTATGAGTGATGGCATGCTTAGTGTGGACAGAAACTATGAGAGCACGAAAGGGAGCATTCGAGGGGATTCACTCGAAAGTGGTAAAACTAGCCTTAGCAGAGCAAGTGACAGTAGTGGACTTAGTGATGATAGTAATTGGAGTAACATCACTGGCAGTGCCAATAAGCCTCACAAAGGAAATGATCCTAGATGGAAGGCTATTCTCGCAATTCGGGCACGTGATGGTATATTAGGCATGAGCCACTTTAAGTTACTCAAAAGACTTGGTTGTGGAGACATTGGAAGTGTTTATCTTTCTGAGCTTAGCGGGACTCGCTGCTATTTTGCAATGAAAGTGATGGATAAGGCATCACTTGCAAGCAGGAAGAAATTGACGCGTGCTCAGACAGAAAGAGAAATCCTACAGTTATTAGACCATCCATTCTTGCCAACATTGTACACTCATTTTGAGACCGATCGCTTCTCATGTTTGGTCATGGAATATTGTCCTGGAGGAGATCTGCATACTCTACGACAGCGACAACCTGGGAAGCATTTTTCAGAATATGCTGCAAG GTTTTATGCAGCAGAAGTTCTATTGGCGCTTGAATATCTACATATGCTTGGTGTAGTGTACAGGGATTTAAAACCTGAAAATGTTCTTGTGCGTGACGATGGCCACATTATGCTTTCAGATTTTGACCTCTCCTTGAGATGTGCAGTTTCACCTACGCTCATAAGGATCTCATCTGATGATCCTTCTAAACGAGGAGCTGCATTTTGTGTGCAGCCAGCCTGTATTGAGCCCACAACTGTATGCATGCAGCCAGCATGCTTTCTTCCACGTTTATTTCCTCAAAAGAGCAAGAAAAAAACACCTAAGCCTCGAGCTGATTCTGGGTTTCAAGCTAATTCAATGCCTGAGCTAGTTGCGGAACCTACTTCAGCACGGTCAATGTCATTTGTTGGGACTCATGAATATTTGGCCCCCGAGATTATCAAGGGAGAAGGCCATGGCAGTGCAGTTGACTGGTGGACATTTGGTATTTTCCTTCATGAACTACTCTATGGAAAGACCCCTTTCAAGGGATCAGGAAACAGGGCAACTCTTTTCAATGTAGTTGGCCAACAActtaaatttccagattctccTGCAACCAGTTATGCCAGCCGTGATCTGATACGTGGCTTGCTTGTTAAAGAGCCTCAAAACCGGCTTGGGGTGAAACGAGGAGCAACTGAGATCAAGCAACATCCTTTCTTTGAAGGTGTTAATTGGGCTCTAATACGTTGCAGTACACCACCTGAAGTGCCAAGACCCGTGGAGCCAGACTACCCTGCGAAGTACGGGCAAGTGAACCCTGTTGGGGTTGGCAATACCAGTAAAAGAGTGGTAGGGGCAGATGCAAAGTCTGGGGGTAAATATCTTGACTTTGAGTTCTTTTAG